A single region of the Apodemus sylvaticus chromosome 7, mApoSyl1.1, whole genome shotgun sequence genome encodes:
- the Nectin1 gene encoding nectin-1 produces the protein MARMGLAGAAGRWWGLALGLTAFFLPGAHMQMVQVNDSMYGFIGTDVVLHCSFANPLPSVKITQVTWQKASNGSKQNMAIYNPTMGVSVLPPYEKRVEFLRPSFIDGTIRLSGLELEDEGMYICEFATFPTGNRESQLNLTVMAKPTNWIEGTKAALRARKGQDDKVLVATCTSANGKPPSVVSWETRLKGEAEYQEIRNPNGTVTVISRYRLVPSREAHRQSLACIVNYHLDRFRESLTLNVQYEPEVTIEGFDGNWYLQRTDVKLTCKADANPPATEYHWTTLNGSLPKGVEAQNRTLFFRGPINYSLAGTYICEATNPIGTRSGQVEVNITEFPYTPTPEHGRRAGQMPTAIIGGVAGSVLLVLIVVGGIIVALRRRRHTFKGDYSTKKHVYGNGYSKAGIPQHHPPMAQNLQYPDDSDDEKKAGPLGGSSYEEEEEEEGGGGGERKVGGPHPKYDEDAKRPYFTVDEAEARQDGYGDRTLGYQYDPEQLDLAENMVSQNDGSFISKKEWYV, from the exons GCGCTCACATGCAGATGGTGCAGGTGAACGATTCCATGTACGGCTTCATTGGCACAGATGTGGTGCTACACTGTAGCTTTGCCAACCCACTGCCCAGTGTGAAGATCACCCAGGTCACATGGCAGAAGGCCTCCAATGGCTCCAAGCAGAACATGGCCATCTACAACCCAACTATGGGTGTTTCCGTGCTGCCTCCCTACGAGAAACGAGTGGAGTTCCTGCGACCCTCCTTCATCGACGGCACCATCCGCCTCTCCGGCCTGGAGCTGGAGGACGAGGGCATGTACATCTGTGAATTTGCCACTTTCCCTACGGGCAACCGTGAGAGCCAGCTCAATCTCACTGTGATGG ccaAACCCACCAACTGGATCGAGGGCACCAAAGCAGCGCTTCGAGCCAGGAAGGGCCAGGATGACAAGGTCCTGGTGGCCACCTGCACCTCAGCCAACGGGAAGCCTCCCAGCGTGGTATCCTGGGAAACACGGCTAAAGGGCGAGGCCGAGTACCAGGAAATTCGGAACCCCAATGGCACAGTGACAGTCATCAGCCGTTACCGCCTGGTGCCCAGCAGGGAAGCCCACCGGCAGTCCCTGGCCTGCATCGTCAACTATCACCTGGACCGCTTCAGGGAGAGCCTTACACTCAACGTGCAGT ATGAACCTGAGGTGACCATTGAGGGCTTCGATGGCAACTGGTACCTGCAGCGGACAGATGTGAAGCTTACGTGCAAAGCAGATGCTAACCCGCCAGCTACTGAGTACCACTGGACCAC GTTGAATGGCTCTCTCCCGAAGGGTGTAGAAGCCCAGAATAGAACCCTCTTCTTCCGGGGACCTATCAACTACAGCCTGGCAGGAACCTACATCTGTGAGGCCACCAACCCTATTGGCACCCGATCGGGCCAGGTGGAGGTCAATATCACAG AATTCCCCTACACCCCAACTCCTGAACATGGGCGGCGCGCGGGGCAGATGCCCACAGCCATCATTGGGGGCGTGGCAGGAAGTGTCCTGCTGGTGCTGATTGTGGTTGGAGGGATCATAGTGGCCCTGCGCAGGCGCCGGCACACCTTCAAGGGTGACTACAGCACCAAGAAGCACGTATATGGCAACGGCTACAGCAAGGCAGGAATCCCCCAGCATCACCCGCCCATGGCGCAGAACCTGCAGTACCCGGATGACTCGGATGATGAAAAGAAGGCCGGCCCATTGGGCGGGAGCAGctatgaggaggaagaagaggaggagggcggTGGAGGAGGCGAACGCAAGGTGGGCGGCCCCCACCCCAAATATGACGAGGACGCCAAACGGCCCTACTTCACTGTGGATGAGGCTGAGGCCCGTCAGGACGGCTATGGGGACCGGACTCTGGGCTACCAGTACGACCCTGAACAGCTGGACTTGGCTGAGAACATGGTTTCTCAGAACGACGGGTCTTTCATTTCCAAGAAAGAGTGGTATGTGTAG